In Candidatus Roseilinea sp., one DNA window encodes the following:
- a CDS encoding universal stress protein: MSNATLDFKKILVPLDGSQFAEGALPYARMLAECSGGQIELLRIAVHPSSYVYVSDPATLASLYDSDRAHCEEYLQKVAAGLQAATSITVTTAVLEGPVADAILDRAEETNADLIVMSTHGRSGMERWLLGSVAEKVVRGAKIPVMLVRPKQTGTSAGSAPAASAKQ; this comes from the coding sequence ATGTCGAATGCAACCCTGGATTTCAAGAAGATCCTGGTGCCGCTGGACGGCTCGCAGTTTGCCGAAGGCGCTTTGCCCTACGCGCGGATGCTGGCCGAATGCTCCGGCGGGCAAATCGAGCTTTTGCGCATCGCCGTGCATCCATCGAGCTACGTATACGTCAGCGATCCGGCCACACTCGCCAGCCTGTACGATAGCGACCGCGCGCATTGTGAGGAGTATCTGCAAAAAGTAGCCGCCGGGTTACAGGCAGCCACCTCGATCACAGTGACGACGGCGGTGCTCGAAGGGCCGGTCGCCGATGCAATCCTCGATCGCGCCGAGGAGACGAACGCCGATCTCATCGTCATGTCCACGCACGGCCGCAGCGGCATGGAGCGCTGGCTGTTGGGCAGCGTGGCCGAAAAAGTCGTGCGCGGCGCGAAGATTCCGGTGATGCTCGTCCGCCCAAAGCAAACGGGAACGTCTGCAGGATCGGCGCCGGCAGCCTCGGCTAAGCAGTGA